One Mercenaria mercenaria strain notata unplaced genomic scaffold, MADL_Memer_1 contig_2119, whole genome shotgun sequence genomic window carries:
- the LOC123539347 gene encoding growth hormone secretagogue receptor type 1-like, producing MTSYSQQPLSSWFDAIKIMRNIFIPVIVCVGLFGNTLSLMVFSTESMRKSSSSVFLASLAFVDNTFLICLLITWIDGEVHSILVCDLACQLLIYTTYVTSCLSVWFIVCFTFERFIAICFPLKSTYICSVCRERGTVFILTIIACVMYNFSFWTTGMEQWGPLLRCSHDPKYIQFLNIVTWIDTSLTMVIPFFLIVCMNTMVLRSVMKCKPKNKNIVTSIRKRPKIRVNTRVQRRNPQIRVTRTLLFVSTTFLVLNLPSHTMRLYNLIYLITSDTSTITVQFSFLQELTLMFYYITFSCNFFLYTCFGRNFRHALYHMIYCQSVKETHRRKVLLRLSSSQGRTTSHIE from the exons ATGACGTCATATAGTCAGCAACCTTTATCTTCATGGTTTGATGCGATAAAAATTATGAGAAATATCTTTATTCCTGTGATAGTTTGTGTTGGACTATTTGGAAATACACTCTCACTGATGGTTTTCTCGACAGAAAGTATGAGAAAATCTTCCAGCTCAGTATTTTTAGCCTCGCTTGCATTTGTTGACAacacatttttgatttgtttgttaaTCACATGGATTGACGGAGAAGTTCATTCGATTTTAGTTTGTGATTTAGCTTGCCAGTTACTCATATACACAACATATGTAACCAGTTGTTTAAGCGTTTGGTTTATAGTCTGTTTCACCTTTGAACGTTTCATCGCAATCTGCTTCCCATTGAAGAGCACCTACATTTGTAGCGTGTGTCGAGAAAGAGGAACTGTTTTCATTTTGACAATAATCGCTTGTGTGATGTATAATTTCAGCTTTTGGACTACAGGGATGGAGCAGTGGGGTCCTTTGCTACGATGCTCCCATGATCCAAAATATATACAGTTTCTAAATATAGTAACATGGATTGATACCTCCCTTACTATGGTAATTCCATTTTTCCTGATCGTGTGTATGAATACAATGGTATTACGAAGTGTTATGAAGTGCAAACCAAAA AACAAAAACATTGTTACATCTATTCGAAAACGACCAAAAATACGAGTTAACACAAGAGTACAACGGAGAAATCCGCAGATTAGGGTAACAAGGACATTGTTGTTCGTATCTACTACCTTTCTGGTTTTAAATCTTCCATCTCACACCATGAGACTATACAATCTGATATATCTGATAACATCAGACACCAGCACCATTACCGTACAATTCTCTTTCCTACAAGAATTGACACTTATGTTCTATTACATAACATTTAGTTGCAACTTCTTCCTGTACACATGTTTCGGACGGAACTTTAGACATGCGTTATATCATATGATATACTGTCAGTCGGTAAAAGAAACCCATCGGAGAAAAGTGCTGCTGAGATTAAGTTCATCGCAAGGTCGGACGACATCGCATATTGAATGA